Within the Butyrivibrio sp. AE3004 genome, the region AACAGTTGTACGATCCTTTAAGAGACCATCCTTCTGAATAACGAACTTCCACTTTCCGTCCTCTGTCTGCTCAAGGTTTCCGCCTGCTCCGCAAACCTGACACTCAATAGGATAATGAAGTCCGTCCCACTGAGGTTCGCCGAGAACAAGTGCGTTGGAGTGACAGTTAGGGCACCATCCCATGTTCTCATCTCCAAGCCACCCTCTCTTCTCAACAGGAGTCTTTACTGCTTCGATGATGTTTTCACCCATCTTGTGTGCTCTTGCGATAAGCTCATCGTCAAGGAGGCACTGTGCGGGTCCCGGTACTCTTGTTGCAAGGATCATATCAACAACCTTCATGTCTGTTGTAAACATTGTTGCCTGAAGTCCTTCAAGAGCCATTGACTGCCATGCACGAGTTGATCCGCCTACAGAAATCAGTCCTGCAACTCTGTCTCTGTGCTCAATAGCACCGATTGTCTCAAGAAATGCTGTCTCATAACTAAGACTTCTCTGTGCGAATGTCAGATAATTAGCGGATGGCATTAAGTCATATGTAGGAACTGAATAGATTACAGCATCCTGGTTCAGCAGAACGTCCATGATTTTCTTCTTGTCGTCCTTCTCATCAAGAACACAACCTACGTT harbors:
- a CDS encoding flavodoxin family protein, which codes for MSIKVMGVTAGRKNSNSEILLKEALIACEEAGAEVTMINLRDYNILDCTGCTSCTIGMSQGKNVGCVLDEKDDKKKIMDVLLNQDAVIYSVPTYDLMPSANYLTFAQRSLSYETAFLETIGAIEHRDRVAGLISVGGSTRAWQSMALEGLQATMFTTDMKVVDMILATRVPGPAQCLLDDELIARAHKMGENIIEAVKTPVEKRGWLGDENMGWCPNCHSNALVLGEPQWDGLHYPIECQVCGAGGNLEQTEDGKWKFVIQKDGLLKDRTTVEGRARHLEEIGRTQGGFFENPENREIVGKKIIRYKEKTFKGI